One segment of Rosa chinensis cultivar Old Blush chromosome 6, RchiOBHm-V2, whole genome shotgun sequence DNA contains the following:
- the LOC112169690 gene encoding protein FAR1-RELATED SEQUENCE 5-like — MELGLVNIPTHQQISLLEVQSGGIENMGCIGKDIYNYERDKREELKGHDGDMLYAHFLAQREKNSFFNFKIEEDNENRIKHCFWADATSRRAYSFFGDVVIFDTTYNTNKYRLIFAPLLGVNHHGQTIMFGCAFLGDESTESFVWLLNTFLEAMPGGIPPKMIITDQDPAMKIAISQVLPNTFHRYCSWHILNKFSEKIGAVKCNEYYDDFRSCVWNSEMTEEFDKKWKEVVEKSGLSDNGWLQSIYDIRASWVPAYCNHIFSAGMSSSQRAESCHSFFKKYVDHKNSLLDFVIRFNRGLVHQRHQELVSTHIDANEEPQMNTPHPMESQLSRIYTRACFQQFQSEFYISFFNYRFQLMREDDNQRLYLVKKRSDQIQKDREIVYDKHTDLASCTCKKFQSEGIPCRHILGYLLKVQEVDYLPDQYILNRWTKAANATVVKDLDGLEITDINALVVKRSKLFHHASLVIDKVLTSPHEAQTMFIEALDNVLDKLKQMQVNSSESASIGKKLPSDVQHRYNEPKIIKAKGSGKRLKKSKEKKERKRISTRKCHGCGLYGQLHDKRNCPALNMPNDSSVLDKYANKDEDDHEPISTDEDEDPSSFDEDDDN; from the exons ATGGAACTTGGACTGGTAAATATTCCAACCCACCAACAAATCAGTTTGCTTGAAGTTCAATCGGGAGGAATTGAGAATATGGGTTGCATAGGGAAAGATATATACAATTATGAAAGAGATAAGCGAGAAGAGTTGAAAGGACATGATGGAGATATGTTGTATGCTCATTTTTTAGCACAGCGGGAGAAgaattcatttttcaatttcaagatAGAGGAAGACAATGAAAATAGAATCAAACATTGTTTTTGGGCAGATGCGACCTCTAGGAGGGCTTATAGTTTCTTTGGGGATGTAGTTATCTTTGATACAACATACAACACTAACAAATATCGGCTGATATTTGCACCACTATTAGGGGTTAACCACCATGGTCAGACCATTATGTTTGGTTGTGCATTCTTAGGTGATGAATCCACAGAGTCGTTTGTTTGGCTACTAAACACTTTCTTAGAAGCAATGCCAGGAGGAATTCCCCCAAAAATGATAATTACTGATCAAGATCCTGCTATGAAGATTGCCATTTCCCAAGTTCTTCCTAACACATTCCATAGGTATTGCAGTTGGCACATATTAAATAAGTTTTCAGAAAAGATAGGTGCAGTGAAATGTAATGAATATTATGATGACTTTAGAAGTTGTGTGTGGAACTCTGAGATGACAGAAGAATTTGATAAGAAGTGGAAGGAAGTTGTTGAGAAGAGTGGTTTAAGTGACAATGGATGGCTTCAATCAATTTATGACATTCGAGCATCATGGGTGCCTGCATACTGTAATCACATTTTCTCGGCCGGAATGTCAAGTAGCCAACGTGCTGAAAGTTGTCATTCATTTTTCAAGAAGTATGTTGACCACAAAAATTCATTACTAGACTTTGTGATTCGCTTTAATAGAGGACTTGTACATCAACGTCATCAAGAGTTAGTTTCTACCCATATTGATGCAAATGAAGAGCCTCAGATGAATACCCCTCATCCTATGGAATCTCAATTGTCTAGAATTTATACTCGTGCCTGTTTCCAACAATTTCAAAGTGAGTTCTATATTAGCTTTTTCAATTACAGGTTTCAACTTATGAGAGAGGATGACAATCAAAGATTGTATTTGGTCAAGAAAAGAAGTGATCAGATTCAAAAGGATCGGGAAATTGTTTATGACAAGCATACGGACCTTGCTTCATGTACTTGCAAAAAATTTCAAAGTGAAGGAATCCCCTGTAGGCACATCTTGGGATATTTGCTGAAAGTTCAGGAAGTAGATTACTTGCCTGaccaatatattttgaataGATGGACTAAAGCTGCAAATGCTACTGTAGTTAAGGACCTAGATGGGTTGGAAATAACAGATATAAATGCATTGGTGGTGAAGCGTAGTAAATTATTTCATCATGCTTCACTTGTTATTGATAAAGTCCTTACAAGTCCTCATGAAGCTCAGACCATGTTTATAGAGGCTCTTGACAATGTTCTTGATAAGCTTAAACAAATGCAAGTCAATAGTAGTGAAAGTGCAAGTATCGGTAAGAAGTTGCCAAGTGATGTTCAACATAGGTATAATGAGCCAAAGATTATCAAAGCAAAGGGTTCAGGAAAAAGGCTTAAGAAgtcaaaggagaagaaagagagaaagagaattaGTACAAGGAAATGTCATGGATGTGGTTTGTATGGGCAATTACATGATAAACGGAACTGTCCGGCGCTTAATATGCCTAACGATAG TTCTGTTCTTGACAAATATGCGAACAAGGATGAAGATGATCACGAGCCAATATCAACTGATGAAGATGAGGACCCCAGTTCCTtcgatgaagatgatgacaatTAA
- the LOC112169700 gene encoding exopolygalacturonase → MGESQTQTLQIKALLKAWTDACASPKESKVLVPRGTYGLKEQFSEVIARLLLNFRLTLSGGGTFDGRGALSWKQNDCNENKNCKSRVVNIRFDFVNDTIIKDITSLDSKNFHLNVCHNITFQHATITAPGESVKTDGIHIARSTMFTVANTSIGTGDDCIYIGDGTSQLKFTNVT, encoded by the exons ATGGGGGAAAGCCAAACTCAGACATTACAAATTAAGGCTTTGCTGAAAGCTTGGACTGATGCATGTGCATCACCGAAGGAGAGTAAAGTTCTTGTTCCAAGAGGCACCTACGGATTAAAGGAGCAATTTTCAGAGGTCATTGCAAGGCTCCTATTGAACTTCAG GCTCACCTTGTCAGGTGGTGGAACTTTTGATGGCCGCGGAGCACTCTCTTGGAAACAGAACGACTGTAACGAAAACAAAAACTGCAAATCTCGGGTCGTG AACATAAGGTTCGACTTCGTCAACGATACAATAATTAAGGACATAACTTCACTAGACAGCAAGAACTTTCACCTCAACGTTTGCCACAATATTACTTTCCAACATGCAACCATCACAGCACCCGGAGAGAGTGTTAAAACAGACGGTATCCACATTGCACGTTCAACGATGTTCACTGTCGCTAACACCAGCATCGGAACCGGAGACGATTGTATTTACATCGGTGATGGGACTTCACAACTTAAATTTACCAATGTGACTTGA